In the genome of Candidatus Brocadia sp., the window TTCATTGAAAAGGTGAACCTCCTTTTAGGTGTTTTTATTCTCAAAATACCTTGAAATCCCTTGGAGATTCTACCATTTCTGGCCTAATCCTGCAACAAGGCTTCGCCTTGTTTGCAGGATTTAGGTTTAACAATATTTTCGGGCAGGATATTTTTGTCCAAGGCTGAGCGCAAGCGTTAGATACAGGTAAGCATTAAGGAAAAACATTATGTCTGACCAAGATGGCACACCAATATTCGAAGTGTGGGATAGATATGAAAATATCGCCAAGCACTTCAATGATCTACTTATCAAGCTAAGAACACAGGCACTTGGTGGGGTTGCCGCAATTACTTCCATTGGGGCAATTCTAAGTAAAAATGGAGGTGAATCTGGGTTTAACTGGGCAATAATGGCTGGCGTATTCTTCTTTCTTAATGTTTTCTGGGTTGCTGTCTGGATTCTCGACTTTAAGTATTACAACCAACTTCTTCGTGGATCGGTTGATGCTCTATTGGATCTGGAAAAACTGACCCAAACTAAAACACACGTTAAAGAACTCGACCTAAGTACAAAAATTGAAGATGCAGTAGCCGGTAAAAGAACGAAGACTGGTGAAAAACCATACAGGAAGTTATTCTGTGGTATAATGTGGTTTTATTTTGTTGTGCTTGGTGGCCTTTTAATTGGTCTAGCTCTTTCAATTTATAAAGTTGTATGCTAGCTCACGGGGAGAAAGGAGAAAGAGGGGTCACCCATTAGAAGGCTTTTGTCAAGCGAAAAAGATTTGTCCCCCCCATTATTTCTCTGCTCGGCGCAAGTGATACTCATCGTTAGTTGCGACCCGAGGTTGCATAATTGATTGTATAACAAGGAGTTATCTTCTTGATTATACCTGATGTATTCCCATCAGTACCCTAGGGAGGCATGCTACCATTGCGCTGATGATGGGGTGTGGAGCCCTCTCGACAATGTACCGAAACGGGTAGAAACCGTGAGGTGAAAACCCATCCGGAAATCCCGTCCGGTTAAGGGCTAGGGTCTGGATAATACGGTGAGATTAGACAAAGTACTGTAGACGCATCGTCAAGCGAGCAACAGACCTACCGAGATTAATAGTCGAGTAGGATGGGTTAAACGAAGTGAACCCATCAGCATTATGGTTTCGTTGGGTGCGCTTTGTCACTTCGACAAGTTTAGTCAGGTAGGGTAGGCACTGCCTACCAAAAATTGAGCACTCGGGGTTGGTTCTGCATAAAGGATTGGACCGAAATGGTTTTGACCAATAATCGGTAGTTGGGTAGGTGGCGCGCGTACAACAGCCTACGTTAAATATTCGGGTGTTTGCCGCTTTGGGAATCGTGGGATTGATTATGGCGGGCAATGCCCGCCCTACATTAATATTACGTGGATGGGAAATAGGCATATGCCAAATTATCGAAGGATACGGATATCGGCTATAACTTATTTCTTTACGGTTGTCACCTACAAACGGCGGAATATCCTGGTGATTCCGAGGAGCAGGCAAATTCTACGTGCCATAATTCATGAGGTGCGGCAACTATATCCATTTACGATTTGCGGATGGGTGCTGCTGCCTGATCACATCCATTGTATATGGACCCTTCCGGAAAATGACGGTGATTATTCCAAACGCTGGGGCATGATTAAGGCAGGATTTTCAAAAAGGGCTAAAAACCTGTTTCATCGTAGCGAATGGATGACCGATTCAAAACGGAAATACCGCGAAGCAACGATATGGCAACGGCGTTTTTGAGAACACATGATTCGTAATGAGGATGATTTCAGGAGACACATGGATTATCTCCATTTTAACCCGGTAAAGCATGGATTGGTAAAACGTGTCAAAGACTGGCCGTATTCGACATTTCACCGGTTTGTGAAAAACGGGTTTTATCTGCCAGATTGGGTTGGAGATGAAATGGATGAGATAACCGATGCAGATTTTGGTGAATAATATTTTGGCAGGCAATGCTCTGCCCTACCTAACTGACATGGATTTTTGTTAAGATAAAACAAATGGGTAAGCATGAAAAGCTTTTACTTAAAATTCTAAGCGGAACTTCCGATGCAAATATTTAATTTAAAGATTTATGCAACTTGCTGAAAGATTTTGGTTTTGAAGTTCGTGTTCGAGGCAGTCATCATATCTTTAGAAAGGAAGGAATAGCGGAGAAGATTAATCTTCAGCGGGAAGGAAATAAATCCAAGCCTTATCAGGTGAAACAAGTACGAAATCTCAAGGCTGGTTCAATCTTGCAGATTGAACCATATATTTGAACGGTACTCTAAAGTTTGAACTTGTACTGTGAGACGGAATTATACCAAATGTTTCGGTTCGATCGAGGACGATTGAACCAGCGAAGAGATTTACAAATAGTTGCGAGAATGAAAACCATCACTATTTCATTTTTTCTGCCTGGCGAAAGGCAGTCATACCACCGCTCATATTAAAGACCTTCCTGAACCCCGCCTTCAGCAAAATAGCAGCTGCGGTATGGGCGCGACCACCGCTCCGGCATACGGTAATAATCTCTTTATCTTTAAACTTTTCCAACTCTTTCAGCCTTTGTGTTACCTGTCCCACAGGGATATTGACAACACCCTTAATGGCCCCCAACTCTCCTTTGAGTTCTGCCGGTTCTCTGACGTCCAGGATAACCGTGCCATCGAGCTGATTCGTTTCCACACGTCGTTTAACCTCTGCCACAGGAATGGTGGGCACCGGCTCTTCATTCACCCCGGGAGACAGAGTACCCTTGATCTCACAGGCTGGCGCATCTACCGGGATCCATGCAGCCTTGGGATCACGGGCGCAGGCATAATTAGCCTTCAGCACGTCCTTCATCCAGTCTGCAGGACCCAGTTTCATTTCAGTAAGCCATTTGATATATGCCTCTTTTGAACGGGGCTGTAAATTGGGATTGCGTTTTTTCTGCTCGCCCAAGCTGGACGGTTCTCGACCGCGATACTCATGGGCGGGGTATACTACTAAATGATCCGGTAATTGCATGATCTTTTGTAAGGATTCCCAGTGTTCACCAGGGTCACCGCCTGGTAAATCTGTACGTCCTGCCCCACCATCGTCCAGAAATAAGGTATCCCCCGTCAAAATGCGGTCTGAAAAGATAAGACACATGCTGTCCTTCGTATGACCCGGTGTGTGCATGATTTTTACCGGGATATCGCTCAGGTGACAGTCAAACCCATCAGGGACATGGAATGCCACACAGCGGACAGGGGAGTTTTGGTGCATGACGTATACGGCACCCGTAAGGTCAGCCAGTGCACCAGACCCTGAGATGTGGTCTGCATGGGTATGGGTATCTAACACATGGGTCAGTTTTAGTCCCTCATTTTTAATGAGGGATACATATTCATTTACCTGCTCCAGAACAGCATCTACCACAATTACTTCTTTCGTATTTTCTGAACCGATAAGGTAGGTTTTACACGAGGTCTTATTTAATTGTTTAAAGATCATTTTGGTATCCCTTCATTAAAATATACTCTTGAGAATTGCCTATTACTTATACCCGATTTCAGGAAGTCCTCAACACAGGTATCTTAATTAAATCGGGATCGTCCCATAGCTTTTGGACTCTATCTTATGTTTCCCCGCTAATGGGTGCCCCCTTTTGCTTCCATTACCTTACGCATCGCTAATTCGCAGCACGGGCTTGATGGTGTCGCCGTGCCTGGCATCAGCGATGGCCTGGTTGATCTCGCTGAAGTCATAGAATCTTACAAGGCGGTCAAAGGGAAACTGCCCTGCCTGGTATAGCGCGATCAGTTTAGGGATAAAGCGCTGCGGCACGGCGCCGCCCTGGATTACGCTGAGGGTTTTCCGCCCTTCTGGCAAAACATCCGTGCCCTTAGGGGAGGCAATGAGCACCACAATGCCATGGGGATTCAACACGTCAATGGCAAGTTGGTGCATCTTCGGGTTGCCAGTGATTTCCAGCACGTAATCAACGCCACTACCGGTGATACCGGTGATGCGTGAAGCAACCTCATCATGACGATTGTCGATCGAGTGGGTGGCTCCCAACTCCAGGGCAAGTTCGAGCCGCACAGGGTTAATGTCGACAGCTATGATCGGGTTGGCGCCGACGATACGAGCCGCCATAACCGCCGCCAGGCCAACCGATCCTGTGCCGAAGATGGCGATGCTTGCCCCGTCGGAGACCTCCAACGAGTTCATCACGGTGCCAGCCCCGGTCTGCAGGCCGCAACCCAGCGGAGCCAGAATCTCCAGACGTAAGTCTTTGGAAACCTCGACGAGGTTGCGTTCGGTCGCCAGGGCATGGGTGGCGAACGAAGACTGACCAAAGAAGTGCCCACTGACGTCACTGCGTTGGAATGCATTGCTGCCATCCAGACGTTTGAAACCGAAGTTCGCCTCATAGAAGTGCTCGCAATCTGTAGGGTATCCATTCCGGCATTGACGGCAGCGGCCGCAGGACTGGTAAGAGAGCACGACATGATCGCCGCGCTTGACACCCTTCACGCCTTTGCCAACCCGCTCTACCACGCCTGCCCCCTCATGACCCAACACTACCGGCTTAGCTGCTGCGTCCCAATCTTCGCAAAAGTCTATATCGGTATGACAGATGCCTGTTGCGACGATGCGCACCAGGACTTCGTCGTCTCTCGGACCTTCCAGATCGAGGGATTCGATCTTCAAGGGGCCGCCTTTCTTGCGCAGAACGGCCGCCTGAATCTTGTGCACTTGCACGCCGGAATGGTGAGTCAACGTGCGGCTCCTTTTTGTTTCGATGCTTCTGTTTTTTCTTTGTTGAAGCCTCTCTAAAGAACGACTTTCGCATCACTCAACGATAGAATTCATTGGCGGCGTTCTTTGCCGTCCACCGCAATAATTTGTTATTTTACCTAGCCTCGATAGCTTGCCTCCATGTGATAGCCGTAGCAGCGATCATCAAACAGGTTTTTTGAACTCGACGTAGGTTTCAGAAAGCGTACAAAGATAGCGGGAACACCAGAATTACCATGCGAGTCAGCATAATGTCAGAATATTTCTTATTGAGCGCCTACCCAGCCCTTTGTATCACATGTCTTGCAAGGAGCACAACTGCTACATCCTGCCCCCGTACAAGCCTTTTTACCGCTGTGCACCTGTCCCAATCCTTTGCATGATCCGCATCGTTTGGCTGAATCGGGGATTTTTCCTGATCCGCCACAGCTATTGCATTTTATACAATAATTACAACCTTTTCCACTGCACGGGATTTTGTTGTCGGTATGCCATACCCCGCTTCCGCAGCACTTAAAACACATCTGGCTTGCCAGGGCGAAGGGGATGCAAATCAATCCGATAACCAAACAGAAAGTGACTATGCCAGCTAGCATTTTTAACGTAAATTTCTTTTCATTCTTCATCTGTTTCTCCTTTTCTGTGACAAAGTTTATGGAGTTTTGCTTTTAGTATCTTATACGTTTTTTAATATTACTTTGAAAAAACTTTTTCCCCCATTTCCCATCCTTACGGGAACAAGTTTCACGAGGACAAGTTTTGGCAAGTTTTGGCAAGTTTTTACAACCCCCTGTGTCCCCCCTTGATAAGGGAGATTTGATTGAGACTCTGCAGCACCAATTATTTTCGATTGTAATCACTCCTGGATGTTTGTCAATGCCTTAATTTTGATAAATCCCCAACCGTCTTGATTGCATAGGAATTTCCATTTTATTTAAGCGGGTTTTTGATCCTTTACCACCCCTTCATCCCATCCTTCTAAAGGAGGGGAAAGAGGGGAGGTTATAACTTGAGTTGTTCCCGTGGCAGGCTGTACGCTTTGCACTTGACATAAATTTCCTATAATATTAATATTTATGAATACAAGTAAATTTTGTTGTATCCGATATTTACAATTAAACAAAGCGGACTAAATTCTACATGCAAAAGAGCCACAATATACTTATCATTGATGATGATAAGCTAATGTGTGTATCATTCAAAAGTCTCCTGGAGGAAAATGGATACCATGTGTACACGGCGTCTAATGGTGATGATGCTGTCCAAATCCTGAACAAACACTGCGTCGATTTAATTCTGTTTGACCTGAGATTACACGATGTTCGTGAGCTTTCTCTTGTAAACAAGATGAAAGAGGTCTCGGCAGATGCGATCATACTTGTTATGATCGATCAG includes:
- a CDS encoding MBL fold metallo-hydrolase, which gives rise to MIFKQLNKTSCKTYLIGSENTKEVIVVDAVLEQVNEYVSLIKNEGLKLTHVLDTHTHADHISGSGALADLTGAVYVMHQNSPVRCVAFHVPDGFDCHLSDIPVKIMHTPGHTKDSMCLIFSDRILTGDTLFLDDGGAGRTDLPGGDPGEHWESLQKIMQLPDHLVVYPAHEYRGREPSSLGEQKKRNPNLQPRSKEAYIKWLTEMKLGPADWMKDVLKANYACARDPKAAWIPVDAPACEIKGTLSPGVNEEPVPTIPVAEVKRRVETNQLDGTVILDVREPAELKGELGAIKGVVNIPVGQVTQRLKELEKFKDKEIITVCRSGGRAHTAAAILLKAGFRKVFNMSGGMTAFRQAEKMK
- a CDS encoding NAD(P)-dependent alcohol dehydrogenase, whose amino-acid sequence is MQVHKIQAAVLRKKGGPLKIESLDLEGPRDDEVLVRIVATGICHTDIDFCEDWDAAAKPVVLGHEGAGVVERVGKGVKGVKRGDHVVLSYQSCGRCRQCRNGYPTDCEHFYEANFGFKRLDGSNAFQRSDVSGHFFGQSSFATHALATERNLVEVSKDLRLEILAPLGCGLQTGAGTVMNSLEVSDGASIAIFGTGSVGLAAVMAARIVGANPIIAVDINPVRLELALELGATHSIDNRHDEVASRITGITGSGVDYVLEITGNPKMHQLAIDVLNPHGIVVLIASPKGTDVLPEGRKTLSVIQGGAVPQRFIPKLIALYQAGQFPFDRLVRFYDFSEINQAIADARHGDTIKPVLRISDA